The Phycisphaerae bacterium genome has a segment encoding these proteins:
- a CDS encoding GNAT family N-acetyltransferase has protein sequence MTAEGVTFEAMVKPDPKELLAFYARQHHPTTPDAAKLQRMIDNTFCFVLARREEELIGFARGVTDGLTGRLAECKLDPNYQGPACVTKTDGRIEHDESGIARQMAVLVIDALRNFGVERIDAVAYGTEVDFCEELGFRKMRGTVALELAGDVTLAQVAAKTSTTAASGV, from the coding sequence ATGACGGCGGAAGGTGTGACATTCGAGGCGATGGTCAAGCCCGACCCGAAGGAGCTGCTGGCATTCTATGCGCGGCAGCATCATCCGACGACGCCGGATGCGGCGAAGCTTCAGCGGATGATCGACAATACGTTCTGTTTCGTTCTGGCCCGGCGCGAGGAGGAGCTGATCGGCTTCGCCCGCGGCGTGACGGACGGACTAACCGGTCGACTGGCGGAATGCAAGCTGGATCCGAACTACCAGGGTCCGGCGTGTGTCACGAAGACCGACGGGCGGATCGAACACGACGAGTCCGGAATTGCCCGGCAGATGGCCGTGCTGGTGATCGATGCGCTGCGCAACTTCGGTGTGGAGCGGATTGACGCGGTGGCCTACGGGACCGAGGTCGATTTCTGTGAAGAGCTGGGGTTCCGCAAGATGCGCGGCACCGTGGCGCTGGAACTGGCGGGTGACGTCACGCTGGCGCAGGTCGCGGCGAAGACGAGCACGACGGCGGCCTCGGGTGTTTGA
- the rpoC gene encoding DNA-directed RNA polymerase subunit beta', translating to MIDTIYDRVNDYARVHIALASPNDIRSWSFGEVKKPETINYRTYRPEKDGLFCERIFGPERDWECACGKFKGTKHKGIICDRCGVKVTHSRVRRKRMGHINLAAPVVHIWFFKSMPSRLGALLDVKTTSLEKVVYFQEYVVIDPGDTPLKPKQTLTEEEYRAAVSDYGSGFTAMMGAEAVKELLGRLDLATLSVELREELAKTGSKQREKDLAKRLKIVEALRKSPNESAWMVLDVIPVIPPDLRPLVLLDSGNFATSDLNDLYRRIINRNSRLKKLVDLNAPEVIIQNEKRMLQQAVDALFDNGRCRRPVLGSSNRPLKSMTDMIKGKQGRFRENLLGKRVDYSARSVVVVGPELKLNQCGLPKKIALELFQPFIIRKLKDRGLADTIKSAKKMLERRDQAIWDILEEVIYQHPVLLNRAPTLHRMGIQAFEPVLVEGNAIKIHPLVCKGFNADFDGDQMAVHLPLSIEAQVEAHVLMMSTNNIFSPANGSPIMSPTQDIVMGCFYLTTDHVSPALEDKDIPRFSTPFEAIMAYEQKRIGMHDWLYVRVDREKVVNSAKGPIEEMPANRRIKTTIGRLFLEEVLPEGMPFYNCALSQKGLVRLVADCHEILGRATTIEILDEVKQLGFKHSTLAGLSFGVKDMRIPGAKKDIIDAAQKAVDRIEKAFRDGSLTRLERYNQIIDVWIHARELVTKAMMTELKADYRDVKGDYRAPGDKDGTPYLNPIFLMTESGARGSVDQIRQLAGMRALMAKPSGEIIETPIKSNFREGLSVLEYFSSTHGARKGLADTALKTADSGYLTRKLADVAQNVIVNMHDCGTINGVTKEAIYKGEEVDIPLRESIIGRVARDGIRNPVTDQLIVAENQIITKTIASRIEDLGLDKIRVRSPLTCESPRGICASCYGMDMSTGRLVEEGMAVGIIGAQSIGEPGTQLTMRTFHTGGVAQKAASENTLKATQKGRVKYLDLNPVDVPGPDGAMRRVVLKRNGEIVVQDDKDRELSRDKVPYGAVLKVNDGQTVARGDVICEWDPHMTPILAEVAGSVRFHDVAEGETVRVEIEGGSSRFVVIEHKGEKHPQIIIEDAQGKVLDYHYLPAKARIEVQERQAILPGMELARQPRAMGVTQDITGGLPRVTEVFEARRPKEPAVMAEISGVVEIRADKRRGKMTIVVRSESGMEKEHHVPQDKHLLVHAGDKVEAGDPLIEGPLIPHDILRIKGEEALHQYLLAEVQAVYRSQNVGINDKHLEVILSQMLSKIKVEQPGDTEFLPGELVERYRFRQENNRLAKCVVIGNAGDTGLRVGQVLEKSELQDINAETEAQNGEPAKGKRPKPASGSTVLLGITKASLSSESFISSASFQETTKVLTEAALGGFVDELRGLKENVILGRLIPAGSGFPRYQMMRIKHLGEPIEIEPEVAEVPLPTVFEDAGVATPTVFEGAEASLTERSSTEGGMDAAGVGGSDHVSGS from the coding sequence ATGATTGACACCATCTACGATCGGGTCAATGACTATGCACGGGTCCATATTGCCCTGGCTTCGCCCAACGACATTCGCAGCTGGTCGTTCGGCGAAGTCAAAAAGCCCGAGACGATCAACTACCGCACCTATCGCCCGGAGAAGGACGGGCTTTTCTGCGAGCGCATCTTCGGTCCCGAGCGGGACTGGGAGTGCGCCTGCGGGAAATTCAAGGGCACCAAGCACAAGGGCATCATCTGCGACCGCTGCGGGGTGAAGGTGACGCACTCCCGCGTGCGCCGCAAGCGCATGGGGCACATCAATCTCGCGGCGCCGGTGGTGCACATCTGGTTCTTCAAGTCGATGCCGTCGCGGCTGGGCGCGCTGCTGGATGTCAAGACGACGAGCCTGGAGAAGGTCGTTTACTTCCAGGAATACGTAGTCATCGATCCGGGCGATACGCCGCTGAAGCCCAAGCAGACGCTCACCGAGGAGGAGTACCGGGCGGCGGTCAGCGACTACGGCTCGGGCTTTACGGCGATGATGGGGGCGGAGGCGGTCAAGGAGCTTCTCGGCCGGCTCGATCTGGCGACGCTGAGCGTCGAGCTGCGCGAGGAACTGGCCAAGACGGGCAGCAAGCAGCGCGAGAAGGACCTGGCCAAGCGCCTGAAAATTGTCGAGGCGCTGCGTAAGAGCCCCAACGAATCCGCGTGGATGGTGCTGGACGTGATCCCGGTGATCCCGCCGGACCTGCGCCCGCTGGTCCTGCTGGACAGCGGCAACTTCGCCACCAGCGATCTGAACGATCTCTATCGCCGCATCATCAACCGCAACAGCCGGCTCAAGAAGCTGGTCGATCTCAACGCGCCCGAGGTCATCATCCAGAACGAGAAGCGCATGCTCCAGCAGGCGGTGGATGCGCTCTTCGACAACGGGCGCTGTCGCCGGCCGGTGCTGGGCTCCAGCAACCGCCCGCTGAAGTCCATGACGGACATGATCAAGGGCAAGCAGGGGCGCTTCCGCGAGAACCTGCTGGGCAAGCGCGTCGACTACTCGGCGCGTTCCGTGGTCGTGGTGGGTCCGGAGCTCAAGCTCAACCAGTGCGGCCTGCCCAAGAAGATCGCCCTGGAGCTGTTCCAGCCATTCATCATCCGCAAGCTCAAGGACCGCGGGCTGGCCGATACCATCAAGTCCGCGAAGAAGATGCTGGAACGCCGCGATCAGGCGATCTGGGACATTCTGGAAGAAGTCATCTATCAGCACCCCGTGTTGCTCAACCGCGCTCCCACGCTCCACCGCATGGGTATCCAGGCGTTCGAGCCGGTGCTGGTCGAGGGCAATGCCATCAAGATTCACCCGCTGGTCTGCAAGGGGTTCAACGCCGACTTTGACGGCGACCAGATGGCGGTTCACCTGCCGCTGTCCATCGAGGCGCAGGTCGAGGCCCACGTGCTGATGATGTCCACGAACAACATCTTCAGCCCGGCCAACGGCAGCCCGATCATGTCGCCCACGCAGGACATCGTCATGGGCTGCTTCTACCTGACGACCGACCACGTGAGCCCGGCTCTGGAGGACAAGGACATCCCCCGGTTCTCGACGCCGTTCGAGGCCATCATGGCCTACGAGCAGAAGCGCATCGGCATGCACGACTGGTTGTACGTCCGTGTCGACCGGGAAAAGGTCGTGAACAGCGCCAAGGGCCCCATCGAGGAAATGCCCGCCAACCGGCGGATCAAGACGACCATCGGCCGGCTCTTCCTGGAGGAAGTCCTTCCCGAGGGCATGCCGTTCTACAACTGCGCGTTGTCTCAAAAGGGACTGGTTCGTCTGGTGGCGGATTGCCACGAGATTCTCGGCCGGGCGACCACCATCGAGATTCTCGACGAAGTCAAGCAGCTCGGCTTCAAGCACAGCACGCTGGCCGGGTTGTCGTTCGGCGTCAAGGATATGCGTATTCCGGGAGCGAAGAAGGATATCATCGACGCCGCCCAGAAAGCGGTGGATCGTATCGAGAAGGCCTTCCGGGACGGCAGCCTGACCCGTCTGGAGCGCTACAACCAGATCATCGACGTCTGGATTCACGCCCGCGAGCTGGTCACCAAGGCCATGATGACGGAGCTGAAGGCGGACTATCGCGACGTCAAGGGTGACTACCGCGCCCCAGGGGACAAGGACGGCACGCCGTATCTCAACCCCATCTTCCTGATGACCGAATCGGGCGCCCGAGGCAGCGTGGACCAGATTCGCCAGTTGGCGGGCATGCGGGCTCTGATGGCCAAGCCCTCCGGCGAGATCATCGAGACGCCCATCAAGTCCAACTTCCGCGAAGGCCTCAGCGTGCTGGAATACTTCAGTTCCACGCACGGCGCCCGAAAGGGCCTGGCCGACACGGCGCTGAAGACGGCCGACTCCGGCTACCTGACGCGCAAGCTGGCCGACGTGGCGCAAAACGTCATCGTGAACATGCACGATTGCGGGACGATCAACGGCGTCACCAAGGAAGCGATCTACAAGGGCGAGGAAGTGGACATCCCGCTGCGCGAGTCGATCATCGGCCGCGTGGCGCGCGACGGCATCCGCAACCCCGTGACCGACCAGTTGATCGTGGCCGAGAACCAGATCATCACCAAGACGATCGCGTCGCGCATCGAGGACCTCGGTCTGGACAAGATTCGTGTCCGCAGCCCGCTCACGTGCGAGAGCCCGCGGGGCATCTGTGCTTCCTGCTACGGCATGGACATGTCTACTGGAAGGCTCGTCGAAGAGGGCATGGCCGTGGGGATCATCGGGGCGCAGTCCATCGGCGAGCCCGGCACGCAGCTCACGATGCGTACCTTCCACACGGGCGGTGTCGCTCAGAAGGCAGCTTCGGAAAATACGCTCAAGGCGACGCAGAAGGGCCGCGTGAAGTACCTGGATCTGAATCCGGTGGACGTGCCCGGTCCCGACGGCGCCATGCGCCGCGTCGTGCTCAAGCGCAACGGAGAGATCGTCGTTCAGGACGACAAGGACCGCGAGTTGTCGCGGGACAAGGTTCCGTACGGCGCCGTGCTCAAGGTGAATGACGGACAGACGGTGGCCCGGGGTGACGTGATCTGCGAATGGGACCCGCACATGACGCCGATCCTGGCCGAGGTCGCCGGTTCGGTCCGATTCCACGACGTGGCCGAAGGCGAGACGGTGCGTGTCGAGATTGAAGGCGGTAGCAGCCGCTTCGTGGTCATCGAGCACAAGGGCGAGAAGCACCCGCAGATCATCATCGAGGACGCCCAGGGCAAGGTGCTGGATTACCACTACCTGCCCGCCAAGGCGCGTATCGAGGTGCAGGAGCGCCAGGCCATTCTGCCGGGTATGGAGCTGGCCCGGCAGCCGCGGGCCATGGGCGTCACGCAGGACATTACCGGCGGTCTGCCGCGGGTGACGGAGGTCTTCGAGGCCCGGCGCCCGAAGGAGCCGGCGGTCATGGCGGAGATCTCGGGTGTCGTGGAAATCCGCGCCGACAAGCGCCGCGGCAAGATGACCATCGTGGTCCGCAGCGAAAGCGGTATGGAAAAGGAGCACCACGTGCCGCAGGACAAGCACCTGCTGGTGCACGCGGGTGACAAAGTCGAGGCCGGCGATCCGCTGATCGAGGGACCGCTGATCCCGCACGATATCCTGCGGATCAAGGGTGAGGAGGCGCTCCACCAGTACCTCCTGGCCGAGGTCCAGGCCGTGTACCGCAGCCAGAACGTGGGCATCAACGACAAGCACCTGGAGGTCATCCTCAGCCAGATGCTGTCCAAGATTAAGGTTGAACAGCCGGGCGATACGGAGTTTCTGCCGGGCGAGCTGGTCGAGCGTTACCGGTTCCGCCAGGAGAACAACCGGCTGGCCAAGTGCGTCGTCATCGGGAACGCGGGCGACACGGGGCTGCGGGTCGGGCAGGTGCTGGAAAAGAGCGAACTCCAGGACATCAACGCCGAAACCGAGGCCCAGAACGGTGAGCCGGCCAAGGGCAAGCGGCCCAAGCCCGCCTCCGGATCGACCGTTCTCCTGGGGATCACGAAGGCGAGCCTGTCGAGCGAATCGTTCATTTCCTCGGCGTCCTTCCAGGAGACGACCAAGGTTCTGACCGAGGCCGCCCTGGGCGGGTTTGTCGACGAGTTGCGTGGATTGAAAGAGAACGTCATACTGGGCCGCCTGATTCCGGCGGGTTCCGGGTTCCCGCGCTATCAGATGATGCGCATCAAGCACCTGGGCGAGCCGATCGAGATCGAGCCGGAAGTCGCGGAAGTGCCGCTTCCGACGGTCTTCGAGGACGCGGGGGTTGCGACCCCGACGGTATTCGAAGGGGCCGAGGCGAGCCTGACGGAGCGTTCGTCGACGGAAGGTGGAATGGACGCCGCCGGTGTGGGAGGTAGCGATCACGTTTCCGGGAGTTGA